One genomic window of Blastocatellia bacterium includes the following:
- a CDS encoding phosphoenolpyruvate carboxykinase, with product MSKPSARAILPVEPKEVIWNPSAERLRELTEAMPNTRVTRYHNTNTQTRVDARSKLSTYVVSDAPERHDSQTITRAEYERIARLQNDYIRNCEMIVVDGFIGNDPDFRVAARLIIERSNANVAAMQKHLYYPASDAELDSFEPRLTVIYTPNLVMRGYPADRLIAVDLDHGVTRVFNSDYFGESKKGGLRMWNQLVYDRGGLALHAGCKVIPVGDNNRVGLIIGLSGTGKTTTTFTKQNNSSPVQDDFVALMPGGKIYATENGCFAKTFGLNERDEPTIYHAVTTPHAYLENVSQDADGELDFYNTSYTQNGRAVVRMADIAGAMDAREIKSADFLLILNRNDNIIPGVARLNRHQAAAYFMLGETRGTSAGGAAEAGKFLRVPGTNPFFPLKHAQQGNRFWELLESSPMDIYLMNTGRVGGGDADERSKKVRIHHSSAIVKAIAEGTIEWQDDADFGYQVAKSVPGLEGEDMDVLQPRRLYEAQGRADEYRQIVERLKNERREYMQKWEGLNPEIAAAVG from the coding sequence ATGAGTAAACCGTCTGCGAGAGCCATCCTACCTGTCGAGCCGAAGGAGGTCATCTGGAATCCCTCGGCTGAGCGGCTTCGTGAATTGACCGAAGCCATGCCCAACACCCGCGTCACGCGCTATCACAACACCAATACCCAGACCCGCGTTGACGCGCGCTCAAAGCTATCCACCTACGTCGTCAGCGACGCGCCCGAACGGCACGACTCGCAGACCATCACGCGCGCCGAGTACGAGCGCATTGCCCGCTTGCAGAACGATTACATCCGCAATTGCGAGATGATCGTCGTTGACGGCTTCATCGGCAACGACCCGGACTTCCGCGTTGCCGCGCGCCTGATTATCGAGCGCTCGAACGCCAACGTCGCCGCCATGCAGAAGCATCTCTATTACCCGGCGAGCGATGCCGAGCTTGACAGCTTCGAGCCGCGTTTGACCGTCATCTACACGCCCAACCTGGTGATGCGCGGCTACCCGGCGGATCGTTTGATCGCCGTTGATCTCGACCATGGCGTCACCCGCGTCTTCAACAGCGATTACTTCGGCGAGTCGAAGAAGGGCGGCCTGCGCATGTGGAATCAACTCGTCTATGATCGCGGCGGGCTGGCGCTGCATGCCGGCTGCAAAGTGATTCCGGTCGGTGACAACAATCGCGTCGGCCTGATTATCGGCCTGTCGGGCACCGGCAAGACGACGACCACCTTCACCAAGCAGAATAACTCTTCGCCGGTTCAGGACGACTTCGTCGCGCTGATGCCGGGCGGCAAGATTTACGCCACCGAGAATGGCTGCTTCGCCAAAACCTTCGGCCTCAACGAACGCGACGAGCCGACGATTTACCATGCGGTGACGACGCCGCACGCCTATCTTGAGAACGTCTCGCAGGATGCTGACGGCGAGCTGGATTTTTATAATACGAGTTACACGCAGAACGGTCGCGCCGTCGTCCGCATGGCCGATATCGCCGGGGCGATGGACGCGCGCGAAATCAAGTCGGCGGATTTCTTGTTGATCCTCAACCGCAACGACAACATCATTCCCGGCGTCGCCCGACTCAACCGCCATCAGGCGGCGGCTTACTTTATGCTCGGCGAAACGCGCGGCACTTCGGCAGGCGGCGCGGCAGAGGCCGGCAAGTTCCTGCGCGTCCCCGGCACCAACCCCTTCTTCCCGCTCAAGCACGCCCAGCAGGGCAACCGCTTCTGGGAGCTGTTAGAGTCGTCGCCGATGGACATCTACCTGATGAACACGGGCCGCGTCGGCGGCGGCGATGCCGACGAGCGCTCGAAGAAAGTCCGCATCCACCACTCGTCGGCCATCGTCAAAGCCATTGCCGAAGGCACGATTGAATGGCAGGACGACGCCGACTTCGGCTATCAAGTGGCAAAGAGCGTGCCCGGCCTCGAAGGCGAAGACATGGACGTCTTGCAACCGCGCCGCCTCTATGAAGCTCAGGGCCGCGCCGACGAATACCGGCAGATCGTCGAGCGCTTGAAGAATGAGCGCCGCGAGTACATGCAGAAGTGGGAAGGCTTGAACCCGGAGATTGCCGCGGCGGTCGGCTAA
- a CDS encoding Uma2 family endonuclease, with protein MQDFDSQISFRGGPPVPVKYWTFTVDDYRRMLEAGILTEDDRIELLDGEIIEMSPIGDAHAGCVIRLTMLFTRLVGLAAFVSVQNPIRLDDYSEPQPDLALLKPRADFYAQAKPTPADVLLIVEVADSSVQFDRTVKVPLYARALIPVVWLIDLNADAIEVYSQPAAGAYQQIQVMRRGDRLTIDSPSGLVIMTDDLLG; from the coding sequence ATGCAAGATTTCGACTCCCAGATCAGTTTTCGAGGCGGCCCGCCCGTGCCGGTCAAGTACTGGACGTTTACGGTTGACGACTACAGGCGCATGCTCGAAGCCGGCATTCTCACAGAAGACGACCGCATCGAGTTGCTCGATGGGGAGATTATCGAAATGAGTCCTATCGGTGATGCTCATGCTGGATGTGTGATTCGGCTGACCATGCTCTTTACACGTCTTGTCGGTCTTGCTGCATTCGTCAGTGTACAGAACCCGATTCGGCTAGATGATTACTCCGAGCCGCAGCCTGACCTGGCGCTGCTCAAACCGCGCGCCGATTTTTATGCTCAGGCCAAGCCGACACCGGCAGACGTGCTGTTGATTGTCGAAGTCGCGGACTCGTCCGTGCAGTTTGATCGCACCGTCAAGGTGCCGCTCTACGCGCGCGCGCTGATCCCGGTTGTATGGCTGATTGATTTGAATGCCGATGCGATTGAAGTCTACTCGCAGCCGGCAGCGGGCGCATATCAGCAGATTCAAGTGATGCGTCGCGGCGACCGTTTAACCATTGACTCCCCCTCCGGCCTCGTTATCATGACGGACGACTTGCTCGGCTGA
- a CDS encoding radical SAM protein, which yields MNILLLSMPDSFEHMPSVAIRMPNGALASLAGNVDPHHRVAIADLILAQDRVRETVERLVAEHQPDVVGLSVMTFQRKTAMKIIDLIRGLKPDVRVAVGGYDPSLAAEAYTEGEAGRVDFIVRGEGEITFRELLRAMENESGFDHIAGLSYRSGERFYHNPERAVSKLESSEIRLPNRRARVLSGYTILGRQVDVIETSRGCTFDCSFCSIIEMRGRNFHTYSFDRVIADIRDAYDHGARAIFIVDDNITLNVKRFEALCQAIIEAGLNTIDYTVQAMTSAIANHGETLAPLMRRAGFRYVFLGIENILEGDLEFLRASSKNTQREGGKKAGNATMKAIEYIRRNKMFVVGGLIVGNPDDTRESIEANLTFARRYVDWPYIQHPTPYPRTPMTVDFRNRNLIINERLEEYDGTTAVVKTEHVSAEEAEFMRWRAERWMKVRHMPAAFAHNPLFVIKNGPRMFAHTFRGSSLRSMLGLEDERRAFARYRAIRQKERAYI from the coding sequence ATGAACATCCTCTTGCTATCGATGCCCGATTCGTTCGAGCACATGCCTTCGGTTGCCATCCGCATGCCGAACGGCGCGCTGGCCTCGCTTGCAGGCAACGTTGACCCGCACCACCGGGTCGCCATCGCCGACCTGATCCTGGCGCAAGACCGTGTCCGCGAAACCGTCGAGCGCCTGGTCGCCGAGCATCAACCGGACGTCGTCGGGCTGTCGGTGATGACCTTTCAGCGCAAGACCGCAATGAAGATCATCGACCTGATTCGCGGGCTCAAGCCCGACGTGCGGGTGGCGGTCGGCGGTTATGATCCGAGCCTTGCGGCAGAGGCTTACACAGAGGGCGAGGCGGGCCGCGTCGACTTCATCGTGCGCGGCGAAGGCGAGATCACCTTTCGCGAGTTGCTGCGCGCAATGGAGAACGAGAGCGGCTTTGATCACATCGCCGGCCTGTCGTACCGCAGCGGCGAGCGTTTCTATCACAATCCCGAGCGCGCCGTGAGCAAGCTGGAGAGCAGCGAGATTCGCCTGCCGAATCGCCGGGCGCGGGTCTTGAGCGGCTACACCATACTTGGCCGGCAGGTGGACGTTATCGAGACTTCACGCGGCTGCACCTTTGATTGCAGCTTCTGTTCGATCATCGAGATGCGCGGGCGCAACTTTCACACCTACTCGTTCGACCGCGTCATCGCCGACATCCGCGACGCTTACGACCACGGCGCGCGCGCCATCTTCATCGTTGACGACAACATCACGCTGAACGTCAAACGCTTCGAGGCGCTCTGTCAGGCGATCATCGAGGCGGGATTGAACACGATTGATTACACGGTGCAGGCGATGACTTCGGCCATCGCCAACCACGGCGAGACGCTGGCGCCGTTGATGCGGCGGGCGGGCTTTCGTTACGTCTTTCTCGGCATCGAAAATATACTCGAAGGCGACCTCGAATTCCTGCGCGCCAGCTCGAAGAACACGCAGCGCGAAGGCGGCAAGAAAGCCGGCAACGCGACCATGAAAGCCATCGAATACATTCGCCGGAACAAGATGTTTGTCGTCGGCGGCTTGATCGTCGGCAACCCGGACGACACCCGCGAATCGATTGAAGCAAATCTGACCTTCGCTCGGCGCTATGTGGACTGGCCCTACATTCAGCACCCGACGCCATATCCGCGCACGCCGATGACGGTAGACTTTCGCAACCGCAACCTGATCATCAACGAGCGCCTGGAAGAGTACGACGGCACGACGGCGGTGGTGAAGACCGAGCATGTTTCCGCCGAAGAGGCCGAGTTCATGCGCTGGCGTGCCGAGCGCTGGATGAAGGTGCGCCATATGCCCGCGGCCTTCGCGCACAATCCTCTATTCGTCATCAAGAATGGGCCGCGAATGTTCGCGCACACCTTCAGAGGCAGCTCGCTGCGCAGCATGCTTGGGCTCGAAGACGAGCGCCGCGCCTTTGCGCGCTATCGCGCCATTCGTCAGAAGGAGCGCGCTTACATTTAA